From the genome of Perca fluviatilis chromosome 1, GENO_Pfluv_1.0, whole genome shotgun sequence, one region includes:
- the cntf gene encoding ciliary neurotrophic factor, which translates to MAARRTRGMTGGSDLSRATVARATAIAELLRYECSILLELYRKKESFTADVTVTESRLVSVPPPSSQLETRDKLWCLHSALLQCRSFLERAITKEEEQLGGGKKGDYETQRKMVKERLSLLLINTGELLKTAGGVMILTPSSEGLELDGPTILFELKLWVYRIFEEVDYWTKTAITTLQALPSVIAKERARTTRVRSTRSARR; encoded by the exons ATGGCAGCCAGGCGGACTAGAGGTATGACCGGCGGCTCGGATCTGAGCAGGGCCACCGTGGCCCGGGCTACTGCTATAGCTGAGCTTCTGCGCTATGAGTGCTCCATTTTACTGGAACTTTAT agaaagaaggagagttTCACTGCAGATGTTACGGTGACAGAAAGTCGTCTGGTGTCtgtccctcctccttcctcccaaCTGGAAACCAGAGATAAGCTCTGGTGTCTCCACTCTGCTCTGCTACAGTGCCGCAGCTTTCTGGAGAGAGCCATCACCAAAGAGGAAGAGCAGCTAGGCGGTGGGAAGAAAGGTGATTATGAGACCCAGAGGAAGATGGTGAAGGAGAGATTGTCGCTTCTCTTAATCAACACTGGAGAACTCCTCAAAACTGCTGGTGGCGTGATGATCCTGACTCCCAGCTCGGAGGGCTTGGAG TTAGACGGTCCGACCATTCTGTTTGAGCTGAAGCTTTGGGTATACCGGATCTTCGAAGAGGTGGACTACTGGACCAAGACGGCCATCACCACCTTGCAAGCCCTGCCCTCGGTAATAGCTAAGGAGCGAGCGAGGACTACGCGAGTCAGGAGCACGAGAAGTGCTCGGAGATGA
- the si:ch211-113e8.11 gene encoding uncharacterized protein si:ch211-113e8.11, producing the protein MNSLVGYGVSSESDSDGDVEDVNSGGVGFVEEMGEVASAVKKTRNFLLESGSTSSESEPEEEEPEPSSSSPHAHKPASSAACQPTLPAPSLGSLTSNKLPPPSLRTCSDGSVFANPFKAQADQKLSALQKHVPLTMQAKPSQIGGKRMCVSYRKDGRCRFGIKCKFAHDSDLQTRTDCHPPVSEETSASDQEESQAGGSFGRGSRNLHQETKEEELGGQQVKKRKVGLSNTLIPPKRAMKQYAMQREREQINMS; encoded by the exons atgaaCTCTCTGGTTGGCTACGGAGTGTCCTCGGAGTCCGACAGCGATGGAGATGTAGAGGATGTAAACAGTGGTGGAGTTGG TTTTGTTGAGGAGATGGGTGAGGTGGCATCAGCTGTCAAAAAGACCCGCAACTTCTTGCTGGAGTCTGGTTCAACTTCCAGTGAATCAGaaccagaggaagaggagccgGAACCCTCTTCATCATCACCACATGCCCATAAACCAGCATCTTCTGCAGCCTGCCAGCCCACTCTGCCTGCTCCTTCCCTGGGTTCCCTCACCTCCAATAAACTACCCCCTCCTTCTCTACGTACGTGTTCGGACGGCAGTGTGTTTGCCAACCCTTTCAAGGCTCAGGCAGACCAAAAGCTCAGCGCCTTGCAGAAACACGTCCCCCTCACAATGCAGGCCAAACCCTCCCAGATAGGAGGTAAAAGGATGTGTGTGTCATACAGGAAAGATGGGAGATGCAGGTTTGGGATCAAATGCAAGTTTGCTCATGACAGTGACCTCCAGACTCGCACTGATTGTCATCCACCTGTGAGTGAAGAAACATCAGCGTCAGATCAAGAGGAGTCCCAGGCAGGTGGCTCATTTGGAAGAGGATCCCGGAACCTCCATCAGGAGACAAAAGAGGAAGAGTTAGGAGGGCAGCAAGTGAAGAAGAGAAAGGTTGGACTGAGTAACACCTTGATTCCTCCTAAACGAGCTATGAAGCAGTATGCCATGCAGAGGGAAAGAGAGCAGATCAATATGTCCTGA